The genomic window CCCGAAGCCAGTGGCCTAACCCCTTGTGGGATGGAGCTGTCGAAGGTGGGATCGGTGATTAGGACTAAGTCGTAACAAGGTAGCCGTACCGGAAGGTGCGGCTGGATCACCTCCTTTCTAAGGAGCATGTACCAGCCCCGCGGTATACACGGGGAACTTCTGGTCAAGTCAGTTCCGAAGCGAATGTCTTCGGCTGACGCTCATGGGTGGAACATTGACAATGACTTTCCGGTGAGCCGGTCAGCTTTAGTACGTCACCTTTTAGGTGTCTGGAACGGGAGGGCTGGGGAGCTGGTTGGTGTGCACGCTGTTGGGTCCTGAGGGACCAAACCGGTTGGTCGGAAGATCAACGGGTTGAACTCCTCTGGGCCAGGAAAGTCCTGCATCAATCGCAGGGTGATTCTGGTGCCGCCCGTATTTTGAGAACTACACAGTGGACGCGAGCATCTTAGTCGCAAGCAAGTGCCGGCCTTCGGGTTGGGTGCGAGTTTGTGATACTAAGTGCAATTTCTTAGACCAACCCGCCCTTTGGGGTGTGGTTGGCGAATGAGATAACACTGAGCTGCCAGCTAAGGCTGGTGGCAACTTTGTGGTCAAGTTTCTAAGAGCAAACGGTGGATGCCTTGGCATCTGGAGCCGAAGAAGGACGTAGAAATCTGCGATAAGCCTCGGGGAGCTGATAATCGAGCCCTGATCCGAGGATGTCCGAATGGGGAAACCCCGCCAGGCGTTTTGACCTGGTGACTCCCGCCTGAATATATAGGGCGGGTAGAGGGAACGTGGGGAAGTGAAACATCTCAGTACCCACAGGAAGAGAAAACAACAGTGATTCCGTCAGTAGTGGCGAGCGAAATCGGAAGAGGCTAAACCGGTCATGTGTGATAGACGGCGGTCGTTGCATGGTCGGGGTTGTGGGACCCGTTGTCCTGTTCTGCCGGACAGGAGCAGTTACAGCGCAGTATAGGCGAACAGCTTTGAATGGCTGGTCATAGAGGGTGCGAACCCCGTAGCCGAAATGCTGGCGCTGGCTGAATGGGGATCCCAAGTAGCTCGGGGCCCGAGAAATCCCGTGTGAATCTGTCAGGACCACCTGATAAGCCTAAATACTCCCAGATGACCGATAGCGGACAAGTACCGTGAGGGAAAGGTGAAAAGTACCCCGGGAGGGGAGTGAAATAGTACCTGAAACCGTTTGCTTACAAACCGTTGGAGCCTCCTTGTAGGGGTGACAGCGTGCCTTTTGAAGAATGAGCCTGCGAGTTAGCGATATGTGGCGAGGTTAACCCGTGTGGGGTAGCCGTAGCGAAAGCGAGTCTTAAGAGGGCGATACAGTCGCATGTCCTAGACCCGAAGCGAAGTGATCTATCCATGGCCAGGTTGAAGCGACGGTAAGACGTCGTGGAGGACCGAACCCACTTCAGTTGAAAATGGAGGGGATGAGCTGTGGATAGGGGTGAAAGGCCAATCAAACTTCGTGATAGCTGGTTCTCTCCGAAATGCATTTAGGTGCAGCGTTGCGTGTTTCTTGCCGGAGGTAGAGCTACTGGATGGCCGATGGGGCCCAAAAGCTTACTGACGTCAGCCAAACTCCGAATGCCGGTAAGTGAGAGCGCAGCAGTGAGACAGTGGGGGATAAGCTTCATTGTCGAGAGGGAAACAACCCAGACTACCAGCTAAGGTCCCTAAGCGTGTGCTAAGTGGGAAAGGATGTGGAGTTGCAGAGACAACCAGGAGGTTGGCTTAGAAGCAGCCACCCTTGAAAGAGTGCGTAATAGCTCACTGGTCAAGTGATTCCGCGCCGACAATGTAACGGGGCTCAAGCACACCACCGAAGCTGTAGATTTCGTATTATAGACAAGCCTTCGTGGTTCAGTCGTACGGAGTGGTAGGAGAGCGTCGTGTGGCCAGTGAAGCGGCGGTGTAAACCAGCCGTGGAGGCCACACGAGTGAGAATGCAGGCATGAGTAGCGAAAGACGGGTGAGAAACCCGTCCTCCGAAAGACCAAGGGTTCCAGGGCCAGGTTAATCCGCCCTGGGTAAGTCGGGACCTAAGGCGAGGCCGACAGGCGTAGTCGATGGACAACGGGTTGATATTCCCGTACCGGCGAAGAACCGCCCAAGATAATCCAGTGGTGCTAAGAGTCCTAACCCGGCTGAGCGGATCCCTTCGGGGTGATGCCGGCCGGTCTAACGCTCGACCCCATGCTGGTGCGTTTAGCGTATTAACAGGTGTGACGCAGGAAGGTAGCTGAGCCAGGCGATGGTATCCGTAAGGTGAACCTGGTGTAAGGATGTAGGGCTGACGATAGGCAAATCCGTCGTCAATGCGCCTGAGATCCGATGCGTACCCCGATTGGGGGAAATCAGTGATCCTATGCTGCCGAGAAAAGCATCGACGCGAGGTTCAAGCCGCCCGTACCCCAAACCGACTCAGGTGGTCAGGTAGAGAATACCAAGGAGATCGAGAGAATCGTGGTTAAGGAACTCGGCAAAATGCCCCCGTAACTTCGGGAGAAGGGGGGCCGGAACCGTGATGGGATTTACTCCCGGAGCGGGAAAGGCCGCAGAGACCAGTGGGAAGCGACTGTTTACTAAAAACACAGGTCCGTGCCAAGTCGCAAGACGATGTATACGGACTGACGCCTGCCCGGTGCTGGAAGGTTAAGAGGAACGGTTAGCGCAAGCGAAGCTGAGAATTTAAGCCCCAGTAAACGGCGGTGGTAACTATAACCATCCTAAGGTAGCGAAATTCCTTGTCGGGTAAGTTCCGACCTGCACGAATGGCGTAACGACTTCCCAGCTGTCTCAACCGCGAACTCGGCGAAATTGCACTACGAGTAAAGATGCTCGTTACGCGCAGCAGGACGGAAAGACCCCGTGACCTTTACTACAGCTTGGTATTGGTGTTCGGAGTGGCTTGTGTAGGATAGGTGGGAGACTGTGAAGCTTGGACGCTAGTTCAGGTGGAGTCATTGTTGAAATACCACTCTGGTCACTTTGGATATCTAACTACGAACCGTGATCCGGTTCTGGGACAGTGCCTGGTGGGTAGTTTAACTGGGGCGGTTGCCTCCTAAAGAGTAACGGAGGCGCCCAAAGGTTCCCTCAACCTGGTTGGCAATCAGGTGTCGAGTGTAAGTGCACAAGGGAGCTTGACTGTAAGACTGACAAGTCGAGCAGGGACGAAAGTCGGGACTAGTGATCCGGCAGTGGCTTGTGGAAGCGCTGTCGCTCAACGGATAAAAGGTACCTCGGGGATAACAGGCTGATCTTGCCCAAGAGTCCATATCGACGGCATGGTTTGGCACCTCGATGTCGGCTCGTCGCATCCTGGGGCTGGAGTAGGTCCCAAGGGTTGGGCTGTTCGCCCATTAAAGCGGTACGCGAGCTGGGTTTAGAACGTCGTGAGACAGTTCGGTCCCTATCCGCTGCGCGCGTAGGAAATTTGAGAAGATCTATCCCTAGTACGAGAGGACCGGGATGGACGAACCTCTGGTGTGTCAGTTGTTCTGCCAAGAGCACCGCTGATTAGCTACGTTCGGAACGGATAACCGCTGAAAGCATCTAAGCGGGAAGCCGGCTTCGAGATGAGATTTCCATACCCTTCGGGGTGAGAGGCTCCCAGCTAGACTACTGGGTTGATAGGCCGGATGTGGAAGTGGGGACTAACGACCCATGGAGCTGACCGGTACTAATAAGCCGATAACTTGACAACACTCTTCCCCTGTAGAGGAGGAAGAAAGATTGCTACGCGTCCACTATGTGGTTCCCGAAAGACGGTCGGCAACGACTGCTTTACGGAACACCCCTCACACCACCACGTCCTGTGCGGTGTGGGGACAACAGAACAGACAAGTCCCACTGACAGCGTTGGTGGGCATGGTCTGAAACAGACTTCACCCTCACCCGAGGCTCAAGTTTCGGGGGTTGTGTGGTAAATGTTTCGGCGGCCATAGCGAGAGGGAAACGCCCGGTCCCATTCCGAACCCGGAAGCTAAGACTCTCAGCGCCGATGGTACTGCAAGGGGGACCTTGTGGGAGAGTAGGACACCGCCGGACTCCTTTTGATAGAAGAGCCCCTCCACTGGAGGGGCTCTTCTTGTTTAACCCGCACCTCCCTCTGACGGACCGGCTGTACGCCGGTAGGATCGTGACCGATGTCTGCTCCCTTCTCCACCGCCTCCGGCGCCGATGTGCGCGTGCGGTTCTGCCCCTCTCCCACCGGGACTCCCCACGTGGGTCTCATCCGTACCGCCCTGTTCAACTGGGCCTACGCGAGGCACCACGGCGGCAAGTTGATCTTCCGCATCGAGGACACCGACGCCAGCCGTGACAGCGAGGAGAGCTACGAGCAGATCCTCGACGGTCTGCGCTGGCTCAGGCTCGACTGGGACGAGGGCGTCGACGTCGGCGGTCCGCACGCTCCCTACCGTCAGTCGTTGCGTCACGACATCTACCGCGACATCATCGACCGGCTCCTCGAGCGCGGCCTGCTGTACGAGAGCTACGCCACGGGCGAGGAGATCGAGGCGCGCAACGTCGCCGCCGGTCGAGACCCCAAGCAGGGCTACGACAACTTCGAGCGCGACCTCACGGATGAGCAGCGCGCTGCCTACAAGGAGGAGGGGCGTCAGCCGGCCCTCCGCCTGCGCGTGCCCGACCGCGACCTGAGTTTCGACGACCTGGTGCGCGGCGAGATCACCTTCCCCGCCGGCTCGTTCTCCGACTTCGTCGTGGTGCGTCCGAACGGCGTGCCGCTCTACACGTTCGTCAATCCCGTCGACGACGCGCTGATGGGCATCACCCACGTGCTGCGCGGCGAGGACCTGCTCTCGTCGACTCCTCGTCAGATCGCGCTCTACGAGGCGCTGGTCGAGCTGGGCATCACCGAGTTCGTGCCCCGCTTCGGCCACCTGCCGTACGTGATGGGCGACGGCAACAAGAAGTTGTCCAAGCGCGACCCTGCCTCGAACCTGTTCCACCACCGCGACCGCGGCTTCATCCCCGAGGGCCTGGTCAACTACCTGTCCCTGCTCGGCTGGTCCTTCTCCCACGACCGTGACGTGTTCAGCCTCGACGAGATGGTCGCGGCCTTCGACGTGACGGACGTGAACCCCAACCCGGCTCGCTTCGACATCAAGAAGGCGGAGTCGATCAACGGGGACCACGTCCGCCTCCTCGAGGTCGGTGACTTCACGCAGCGCCTGCTGCCCTATCTCGACGGTGTCGTCAGCGACCCGCCCACCGAGGCCGAGGCTGCCGTGCTCGCCCAGGCCGCACCGCTCGTGCAGGAGCGCATGACGCTGCTCGGCGAGGCGAAAGGGATGCTGTCGTTCCTCTTCACGGCCGACGACGAGCTCGAGTACGACGAGGACGCGACGGCCTCGCTGCCGGAGTCCTCCGCCGACGTGCTGCGCGCCTCCTCGGCTGCCCTCGACGGTGTTCAGGACTGGACGCACGAGGCGATCCAGGACGCGCTCAAGGCGGCACTCGTCGACGAGCTCGGGCTGAAGCCTCGGGTGGCCTACGGCCCGCTGCGCGTCGCGCTCTCGGGGCGTCGGGTCAGCCCGCCGCTGTTCGAGTCGATGGAGATCCTGGGGCGGGAGTCGACGCAGGCGCGCATCCGGCGCCTCCTCGAGCGGTCATGACCGAGCACGGTGTCGACGGGACCCCGGCTGACCAGCGCTTCGACGTCGTCGTCGTCGGGGGAGGGCCGGCGGGGCTGAGCGCTGCACTCAACCTCGTCCGTGCCCGGCGCCGGGTGCTGCTCGTCGACAGCAACCGCCCTCGCAACTCGGCGACCCTGCTGTCGCACGGGTACCTCACCCGCGACGGCATCTCGCCGCTCGAGCTGCGCAAGCTCGGTCGCGACGAGTTCCTGTCGTATGAGGAGGGCGAGCACTGGCAGACGATCGCCACGAGCATCAGCCGGGGCGACGACGGATTCGTCGTCGACTGCGAGTTCCGTGGGCAGCAGAAGCAGGCCCTCGCCGACGTCGTGCTCGTCGCAACCGGCCTTCACGAGACCCTGCCGGCCATCGACGGCCTGAGGGCCTTCTACGGGACCTTCGTGCACAGCTGCATCGAGTGCGACGGCTACGGCAAGCGCGACCAGGCCCTCGCCGTGATCGGGGAGCACCCCGACCTGGCCGAGCGCGCCCTGCTGCTCTCGCAGTGGAGCGACGACCTGATCGTCTTCACCCACGGCTCTGCCGATGCGGTGACCGAGTCCGAGGAGGCGCAGCTCGCCTCCCGCGGGATCCGCGTCGACCGCCGCCCGATCGCGGCGCTGCAGGGCGGCCGCGAGGGGCTCACGGGAGTCGAGCTCGAGGGCGGCGAGGTCGTGCCGCGCGAGGGTGGCTTCGTGAGGCCCGCCTGGGCCGGCAAGCTCGAGTACGTCGCGCCGCTGGGTGCCGACCTCGACGACGACGGCCTGCTCGTCGTCGACGACCACGGTCGCACCACAGTGCCCGGGCTGTACGCCGCGGGTGAGTCCACGGCACCGGGGCCCCAGCAGCTGATCGTGGCGGCAGGGTCGGGCGCGCGCGTCGCCGCGGTGATCAACCGCGACCTGATCGGTGGCCTCGACGAGCTCGGAGATCGTGTACAGTAGACGCTGGCTCATTTGATGGGCCACAG from Frigoribacterium sp. PvP032 includes these protein-coding regions:
- the gltX gene encoding glutamate--tRNA ligase, whose translation is MSAPFSTASGADVRVRFCPSPTGTPHVGLIRTALFNWAYARHHGGKLIFRIEDTDASRDSEESYEQILDGLRWLRLDWDEGVDVGGPHAPYRQSLRHDIYRDIIDRLLERGLLYESYATGEEIEARNVAAGRDPKQGYDNFERDLTDEQRAAYKEEGRQPALRLRVPDRDLSFDDLVRGEITFPAGSFSDFVVVRPNGVPLYTFVNPVDDALMGITHVLRGEDLLSSTPRQIALYEALVELGITEFVPRFGHLPYVMGDGNKKLSKRDPASNLFHHRDRGFIPEGLVNYLSLLGWSFSHDRDVFSLDEMVAAFDVTDVNPNPARFDIKKAESINGDHVRLLEVGDFTQRLLPYLDGVVSDPPTEAEAAVLAQAAPLVQERMTLLGEAKGMLSFLFTADDELEYDEDATASLPESSADVLRASSAALDGVQDWTHEAIQDALKAALVDELGLKPRVAYGPLRVALSGRRVSPPLFESMEILGRESTQARIRRLLERS
- a CDS encoding NAD(P)/FAD-dependent oxidoreductase encodes the protein MTEHGVDGTPADQRFDVVVVGGGPAGLSAALNLVRARRRVLLVDSNRPRNSATLLSHGYLTRDGISPLELRKLGRDEFLSYEEGEHWQTIATSISRGDDGFVVDCEFRGQQKQALADVVLVATGLHETLPAIDGLRAFYGTFVHSCIECDGYGKRDQALAVIGEHPDLAERALLLSQWSDDLIVFTHGSADAVTESEEAQLASRGIRVDRRPIAALQGGREGLTGVELEGGEVVPREGGFVRPAWAGKLEYVAPLGADLDDDGLLVVDDHGRTTVPGLYAAGESTAPGPQQLIVAAGSGARVAAVINRDLIGGLDELGDRVQ